A genomic segment from Andrena cerasifolii isolate SP2316 chromosome 7, iyAndCera1_principal, whole genome shotgun sequence encodes:
- the LOC143371141 gene encoding uncharacterized protein LOC143371141 codes for MEARKEGEGGCASREQQSRPTLRDIARLCINTFRAFYAGEVGAGAAAAPGTPSRSTACRRAEPKEAQRGPIMGNLQSDGRKRTKKDRASTPGSVGDGGLDDADTGDDAETGEADDTETPARSTPDAAKPEGRVEFEKVRVPKRQAPKPPGSAVRKIAQPEADAPERSSAQRERPEGEDGSQRSTDTVESAETGAEPEASDTLVPAVSGQRQGLAFLVTDSWRLANKSLVVTEMSLPPSQESSSDSVFTDPEEVTGAAEPGKKDAPAIASSTSTEEKAFVDAKNHGVASPLSPILERRLVNSLISALPEQLKWRLTKAETEQFATRLISRLISDGLLNSITLDSVAQSKDVGEGQPECKASVSVSASLNSEGGSCKDRRDSEKETLRREVERLRELTKNAGKTTQGKSTQTSPTTVVPEESKGDTSERRKSSEEASVWDGTLKEQQPTTESPSTLVASGSKDAKGAGNEASMSASRLSAPASSPLPPSASSPPAYFNVSCPPPPPPPPPPPSPFLDHRSLNDSSSASLPQAPSFFIPPPPPLPPSTCPLQSLPSPRSISSFSAVPPPPPPPLPAPQFLQPLTGEIPGAPPAPPPPPPPPPPSPAPSIGIAKGIPPPPPPPQSPLSGPMIGSLIHRPSIPPPPPPPAPSIGAVPGVPAPPPPPPPPPTPFGGIPPPPPPPPPMGNILGGPPPPMAAMHGGPPPPPPPPPMGVPGGPPPPPPPPGVQGPCPLPAPPSGGWNPASRACMRKEPQCPEVPMKPLYWTRILVPAVPTERGSVETSDSPVQVPLWLELEEEKNVDMKEFAGLFSRQVTERKPVKKVDETSRPSKVQPAKILDSKRSKTVGILEKSLHVDFCEVENAVYNLDTSVVSLEALQQIYEIRPTAKELEEIRAFEEANPDVPLDRPEVFLKKLASINHFTERIACLMFQTESSDAISSVSSKLTNLRTTCDFLRSSSSLKKVIALILTLGNYMNGGNRTRGQADGFDLEILGKLRDVKSNVPGITLLHYVVRARLAQEKDHNFEEPLPLPVPEPADVEAASTINFENISSELERLGKELQACTEKCDKVVRADPEASGPFKEKMDAFFREATAELANEQEALVEARNKFKAVMQFYQYTPKGATLDTADPNAFFVLWLGFCQELKDIWKKEQQRIRKERVEEMRKKYESKTKVEKLKLNATGLKARLQKLSRK; via the exons ATGGAGGCGAGGAAGGAGGGCGAGGGCGGCTGCGCGTCGAGGGAGCAGCAAAGCAGGCCAACGCTGCGCGACATCGCCCGCCTCTGTATCAACACCTTCAGAGCCTTCTATGCCGGTGAGGTCGGTGCTGGGGCCGCGGCCGCACCAGGAACCCCGAGCAGATCCACCGCCTGTCGACGGGCCGAGCCGAAGGAGGCGCAGCGGGGCCCGATCATGGGCAACCTGCAGAGCGACGGACGAAAGAGGACCAAGAAGGACAGGGCCAGCACGCCTGGTTCGGTCGGAGACGGTGGTCTCGACGACGCGGATACCGGGGACGATGCTGAGACCGGCGAAGCCGACGACACCGAGACACCTGCCAGGAGCACTCCGGATGCTGCCAAGCCGGAGGGGAGGGTCGAGTTCGAGAAGGTGCGGGTGCCCAAGAGACAGGCGCCTAAACCACCCGGATCCGCCGTGAGAAAG ATCGCGCAGCCGGAGGCTGACGCCCCCGAGAGGTCTTCCGCGCAGCGGGAGAGGCCCGAAGGTGAGGATGGATCTCAACGATCGACGGACACGGTGGAATCGGCAGAGACGGGGGCGGAACCGGAGGCCTCGGACACGCTGGTGCCAGCGGTCTCCGGTCAGCGGCAAGGGCTAGCGTTCCTGGTCACGGACTCCTGGCGACTGGCGAACAAGAGCCTCGTGGTCACGGAGATGTCGTTGCCGCCCAGCCAGGAGTCGTCCAGCGACAGCGTCTTCACCGATCCCGAGGAAGTTACAGGTGCCGCGGAACCTGGGAAGAAAGACGCGCCCGCTATCGCCTCGTCGACGTCCACGGAGGAGAAGGCGTTCGTAGACGCGAAGAATCACGGGGTCGCGTCCCCCTTGTCCCCTATTCTGG AGCGACGACTCGTCAACTCCCTGATCTCGGCCCTGCCTGAGCAACTCAAGTGGCGGCTGACGAAGGCGGAAACTGAGCAATTCGCGACCAGACTCATCTCCAGACTCATCTCCGATGGCCTGCTCAATTCGATCACCCTAGACAGTGTCGCTCAGAGCAAGGATGTCGGG GAAGGACAGCCAGAGTGCAAGGCCTCGGTGTCAGTGTCTGCTAGCTTGAATTCGGAGGGAGGCTCCTGCAAGGATCGTCGGGATTCGGAGAAGGAGACGTTGAGGCGCGAGGTCGAGCGACTTCGCGAGTTGACGAAGAATGCGGGGAAGACGACCCAAGGGAAATCCACGCAGACGTCCCCTACGACTGTCGTCCCCGAGGAAAGCAAAGGGGACACCTCGGAGAGGAGAAAGTCTTCGGAGGAGGCGAGTGTTTGGGATGGTACGCTCAAGGAACAGCAGCCCACGACGGAGAGTCCTTCGACACTGGTTGCAAGTGGCTCCAAGGATGCGAAAGGTGCGGGGAATGAGGCGTCAATGAGTGCTTCGCGGTTATCTGCGCCAGCTTCTTCTCCACTGCCACCCTCAGCTTCATCCCCGCCTGCATACTTCAACGTCTCCTGCCCACCACCACCTCCGccgcctcctcctccaccttctcCTTTTCTAGATCATCGCTCTCTTAACGATTCTAGTTCAGCTTCTTTACCTCAAGCTCCCTCGTTTTTCATACCACCTCCACCGCCGCTACCACCCTCCACGTGTCCATTGCAGTCGCTCCCCTCGCCCAGGAGTATAAGTTCCTTTTCTGCAGTACCACCACCTCCGCCTCCTCCGCTACCTGCACCACAGTTCCTGCAACCTCTGACTGGAGAAATACCTGGAGCACCACCcgctccgcctccgcctccacctcctccacctccgTCTCCAGCACCGTCGATCGGAATAGCGAAAGGAATtccacctcctccacctcccccGCAATCTCCTCTGTCAGGGCCCATGATCGGCTCTCTGATACATCGTCCGTCTATCCCACCTCCACCACCTCCCCCAGCACCGTCGATAGGCGCGGTTCCTGGCGTACCCGCGCCTCCGCCTCCTCCACCGCCACCACCCACGCCTTTCGGCGGAATTCCacctccaccacctcctccacctcccATGGGAAACATACTCGGAGGACCACCACCGCCGATGGCTGCGATGCACGGAGGCCCTCcaccgcctcctcctcctccgcctatGGGTGTCCCTGGAGGTCCTCCGCCACCTCCACCTCCGCCGGGAGTGCAAGGACCCTGCCCCCTGCCCGCGCCACCATCTGGAGGTTGGAACCCAGCCAGCAGAGCGT GCATGAGGAAAGAGCCCCAGTGCCCAGAGGTGCCCATGAAGCCGCTCTACTGGACGAGGATACTGGTCCCCGCGGTGCCGACCGAGCGTGGTTCCGTCGAAACGTCCGACTCTCCCGTTCAG GTTCCACTGTGGCTGGAGCTGGAGGAAGAGAAAAACGTGGACATGAAAGAGTTCGCCGGCCTTTTCTCGCGGCAGGTGACCGAGAGAAAGCCGGTAAAAAAGGTGGACGAGACTTCGAGGCCTTCTAAAGTGCAGCCGGCGAAGATCCTCGACTCGAAGCGATCGAAAACGGTGGGGATCCTCGAGAAGAGCTTGCACGTGGATTTCTGCGAGGTGGAGAACGCGGTGTACAACTTGGACACGAGCGTGGTCAGCTTGGAAGCTTTGCAGCAGATATACGAAATT AGGCCGACTGCGAAGGAGCTAGAGGAGATACGAGCTTTCGAGGAAGCCAACCCAGACGTGCCCCTGGACCGACCGGAAGTCTTCCTGAAGAAGCTGGCCAGCATAAACCACTTCACGGAGAGGATAGCCTGTCTCATGTTCCAGACAGAGTCCAGCGACGCGATCTCCTCGGTCTCCTCTAAAttaacgaacctgcgaaccacCTGCGACTTCCTCCGAAGCTCCAGCTCCCTGAAGAAGGTGATCGCGCTGATCTTAACCCTAGGTAACTACATGAACGGCGGGAACAGGACGAGAGGACAGGCCGACGGTTTCGACCTTGAAATCCTCGGGAAGCTGAGGGACGTGAAATCTAACGTGCCGGGGATCACACTGCTTCACTACGTCGTGAGAGCTAGACTGGCTCAAGAGAAGGATCACAACTTCGAGGAGCCACTGCCGTTACCGGTCCCCGAACCGGCGGACGTCGAGGCTGCCTCGACGATCAACTTCGAGAACATCTCCAGCGAGCTTGAGAGGCTAGGGAAGGAGCTGCAAG CTTGCACGGAGAAGTGCGACAAAGTGGTGCGAGCAGACCCAGAGGCGTCGGGTCCATTCAAGGAGAAAATGGACGCGTTCTTCCGCGAAGCCACCGCGGAACTGGCGAACGAACAGGAGGCACTAGTCGAGGCGAGGAACAAGTTCAAAGCTGTGATGCAGTTCTATCAATACACTCCTAAGGGGGCCACCCTAGACACGGCTGATCCCAATGCGTTCTTCGTCCTCTGGCTGGGTTTCTGTCAGGAGTTGAAG GATATTTGGAAGAAGGAGCAGCAGAGGATACGCAAGGAACGAGTGGAAGAGATGAGGAAGAAATACGAGAGCAAGACTAAGGTGGAGAAGCTGAAGCTGAACGCGACGGGGCTGAAGGCGCGGCTCCAGAAGCTCTCGCGCAAGTAG